In the Flagellimonas sp. HMM57 genome, one interval contains:
- a CDS encoding type IX secretion system membrane protein PorP/SprF, which produces MKIQLRYTCLVAVLLGTFMVSAQQDPQFTQYMYNTLSVNPAYAGSRGHLTALLMHRSQWVGINGAPNTQVLAVDGPVGKNVGLGLVLSHDALGPSSEVFVDANFAYTVRLDDADKKLSFGLKGGGRLFNVDFSKGLFENPDIAFQNNIENKFFPTIGAGIYYHTSKSYLGLAVPNFFSEDHYDGQEQEIASERLHYFLIGGKIIDLTADVKFKPAFFVKWVPGSPIIADVSANAMIRETLTLGLAYRWDDSFSGLLGLQISPDLSIGYAYDFTTTDLRNYNSGTHEIFLRYEFKTVEKRLKSPRFY; this is translated from the coding sequence ATGAAAATACAGTTAAGATATACCTGTTTGGTCGCTGTACTATTGGGAACCTTCATGGTTTCAGCGCAACAAGACCCACAGTTTACACAGTACATGTACAATACATTGAGTGTAAACCCAGCTTATGCAGGCTCACGTGGACACCTTACAGCATTATTGATGCATCGTTCGCAGTGGGTTGGCATCAATGGAGCACCTAATACCCAAGTGTTGGCCGTTGATGGTCCAGTTGGGAAAAATGTAGGTTTAGGTCTTGTACTTTCACATGATGCTTTAGGCCCATCATCAGAAGTTTTTGTGGATGCAAATTTTGCGTATACGGTAAGACTTGATGATGCAGATAAAAAATTATCCTTTGGACTTAAAGGAGGAGGGCGTTTGTTTAATGTGGATTTCTCAAAAGGATTGTTCGAAAATCCCGATATAGCCTTTCAAAATAACATTGAAAACAAGTTTTTTCCAACCATTGGAGCGGGTATCTATTACCACACGTCCAAGAGTTATCTGGGCCTTGCAGTCCCTAATTTCTTTTCTGAAGACCATTACGATGGACAGGAACAAGAAATAGCATCGGAACGGTTACATTATTTTTTAATTGGTGGAAAGATTATTGATTTGACCGCAGATGTTAAATTCAAACCAGCCTTTTTTGTAAAATGGGTGCCCGGGTCTCCTATCATAGCAGATGTTTCGGCAAATGCGATGATCAGGGAAACACTAACACTTGGGTTGGCATATAGATGGGACGATTCTTTCTCTGGGCTTTTAGGACTTCAAATCTCTCCAGATTTAAGCATTGGATATGCATATGACTTTACCACTACCGATCTGCGAAATTATAATAGTGGCACACATGAGATATTCCTTAGATACGAGTTCAAAACTGTAGAAAAACGACTTAAATCACCAAGATTTTACTA